Part of the Cohnella candidum genome, GCACGGTCAGCAGGCCGATCAAGTTACCATAAACTCGCCCCGTCTTGCCTCGGACCAATTCCGGCACGTCGGGGTTTTTCTTCTGCGGCATGATGCTGGAACCGGTGCAGAATGCATCATCCAGCTCGACGAACTGGAATTCGGTGCTGGACCACAGGATCAGCTCTTCGCTCAGTCGCGACAGATGCGTCATGATGAGCGATGCGTTCGCGAGGAACTCGACGATGAAGTCACGGTCGCTCACGGCGTCGAGGCTGTTTTCATAGACGCGTCCGAAGTTCAGCTGCTTCGCCGTAAACAAACGGTCGATCGCGAACGTGGTGCCGGCAAGGGCGCCTGCCCCTAGAGGCAACATATCGATGCGCTTGTAGCTGTCCTGCAGGCGTTCGATATCGCGTCCGAACATGGACACGTACGCCATGAGGTGATGCGCAAAAAGAATCGGCTGCGCCCGCTGCAGATGCGTGTACCCCGGCAGGATCGTGTCGAGGTTGGCTTTCGCTTGCCCGATCAATGCCGTTTGAAGCTTGTGCAGAAGGTCGACGAACTCGACGACCCTCTTGCGCAGGTACAAGTGCATATCGGTCGCCACCTGGTCATTGCGGCTGCGGCCGGTATGCAGCTTGCCGCCGACGGGACCGATTTCCTCGATGAGTGCCTTCTCGACGCTCATGTGAATGTCTTCGTCTGCGACGAGAAACTCGTGCTCGCCGTTCAGAATCCGCTGCCGAACCTTCAGCAGTCCATCCTTAATCTGCTCGACATCTTCCGCCGGGAGGATGCCGCATTGTCCAAGCATCGTCACATGT contains:
- the argH gene encoding argininosuccinate lyase, whose amino-acid sequence is MSKLWGGRFTKKTDQLVEEYTASITFDKELAEEDIQGSLAHVTMLGQCGILPAEDVEQIKDGLLKVRQRILNGEHEFLVADEDIHMSVEKALIEEIGPVGGKLHTGRSRNDQVATDMHLYLRKRVVEFVDLLHKLQTALIGQAKANLDTILPGYTHLQRAQPILFAHHLMAYVSMFGRDIERLQDSYKRIDMLPLGAGALAGTTFAIDRLFTAKQLNFGRVYENSLDAVSDRDFIVEFLANASLIMTHLSRLSEELILWSSTEFQFVELDDAFCTGSSIMPQKKNPDVPELVRGKTGRVYGNLIGLLTVLKSLPLAYNKDMQEDKEGMFDTVKTLQGALQLYAPMIETMKVRTDKMRKAVDQDFSNATDIADFLASKGLPFRQAHEVIGKTVLYCIQNNKFLLNLTLDEFKQFSTLFDDTIYQVLQPESVVNARNVYGGTATVQVAAAIERAEAVMAGTSEWVAEYAEKSR